The Rickettsiales bacterium genomic interval ATGCCATAAGGCAGCTGGGATTGGCCGATCACAAATGTCAGCGGTTTGTCTTCAGTGGAGAAGAATTTCGAGCCATCCATTTTCCAGAGCGTAATCTCAGCAATCACACGGTCACCGCACATCGCTTCCCCGCCATTGCCGATAATATCGGTATTGATAAAACGCAACGGCTGGGCGGACACAGGCACCGCCGGTTCCACTTTTTTGAGCTCAAGCTGCGCAATCAGCGACGGTATCTTCACCTCATGCTGTTTTGTCATAACGGCTTCAATCGGACTGATAGCCATCGTCATGGGGTACGGCATGGTAACCGTGCGCTTTCCGCCCGGCTTCATACCGATCAGGCCAAGTTCAACACCATGCGGCTCACTGCCGCCGCCAATCACAATCTCTTTGGTGCCGGACGCAGTCGGGTCTTTTTTCGGCGGGCCGTAACTATACGTTACCAGCGCCTTCTGGCCGCAAACCGCTGCTTCCCCCGTTCCTGTCGCTGCATCTTCACTCTTGATCACAGGAATCAATCCTGGCAGTAACGGCACCGACATCAAAGGAAATACGGACTTCTTCGCACAATCCGCATCCGGCTTATTGGCCTGCGGCACGGATGAGGGCTGGGGCTCCTGCGGCACCGGTTTTTTAGGTAAAATATAAGTCGTATGGAACAATCCATACGCCAGTATTACCAGGACGACCCAACGTCCGACGCTCTGTAGGGAATTGGGGGTAAACTTAGGCATATTCGCTCCGTTATTGGATATAAGACCTATACCGGAATATAACGGCAACCGGACTTGCGCGTAAACAAACTTTTAGCAAATGATAGCCCGCATCATAAACCATCGGCGTGGAAGAAGCGTCACTGGCTCAAATCTACATAGCACAAATGTATATGGCAAAATTGACGCATTTTGAAACAACTATATCAGAAGTTGTATTGATTCGTTGCATTTACACACCATTGACTTATAAACAATATACAGCCGTCGTAAGAGACTATAAATACAATCGTTTTTATAATTTTTGTAGTACAACTAAAGCCGTGCAATTCGTTGGAAGACAATCGCGTAAGAGGAAAATCATATGACGCTTGTGACAAAAAAAATCCAAGATTTATCAATTTCCTATAAAATGTTTACCGGAGTATTGCTGTGTACGATCCCCACCCTCCTACTGGGATACTTTTTGATTGATGAAAAAGAAGGCTTAATAGAATTTACCCAAGCCGAAATTGCAGGGGTGCATTATCTGAGTGCCGCGCATGA includes:
- a CDS encoding FKBP-type peptidyl-prolyl cis-trans isomerase yields the protein MPKFTPNSLQSVGRWVVLVILAYGLFHTTYILPKKPVPQEPQPSSVPQANKPDADCAKKSVFPLMSVPLLPGLIPVIKSEDAATGTGEAAVCGQKALVTYSYGPPKKDPTASGTKEIVIGGGSEPHGVELGLIGMKPGGKRTVTMPYPMTMAISPIEAVMTKQHEVKIPSLIAQLELKKVEPAVPVSAQPLRFINTDIIGNGGEAMCGDRVIAEITLWKMDGSKFFSTEDKPLTFVIGQSQLPYGIEQGIGGMMEGGVRLVVVPPAYAKPLIDSGEKSRLLPSLPENEMILAEIRLLHIDVIKAKEDAADDQPAGETGQTDASKPAETAVPADVKSGDTRAGAPDKTSIEHQAK